In a single window of the Nocardioides sp. L-11A genome:
- a CDS encoding SigE family RNA polymerase sigma factor, which produces MRPAEQAEFEEFVRSRSSELLRAAWLLTGDRSSAEDLLQEALVRIFTRWRQVRRADNPIAYARTVLVRRYVDATRRRSSGERPGLLDDDARLPRSVEPDVALRETLVAALRELAPVDRAVVVQRYLLDQDVATVAADLRLSGQAVRSRSTRALARLRHLMGPELAPALSPHPDKEMS; this is translated from the coding sequence ATGCGACCCGCGGAACAGGCCGAGTTCGAGGAGTTCGTGCGCAGCCGCTCCAGCGAGCTGCTGCGCGCCGCCTGGCTGCTGACGGGCGACCGGTCGTCCGCCGAGGACCTGCTCCAGGAGGCGCTGGTGCGGATCTTCACCCGCTGGCGGCAGGTACGCCGCGCCGACAACCCGATCGCCTACGCCCGCACCGTCCTGGTCCGGCGCTATGTCGACGCCACGCGCCGACGCAGCTCCGGTGAGCGCCCCGGCCTGCTCGACGACGACGCACGCCTGCCGCGGAGCGTCGAGCCCGACGTGGCGCTGCGCGAGACCCTGGTCGCCGCCCTGCGCGAGCTCGCCCCCGTGGACCGGGCCGTGGTCGTGCAGCGCTACCTGCTCGACCAGGACGTCGCCACCGTGGCCGCCGACCTCCGCCTGTCCGGCCAGGCGGTCCGCAGCCGCAGCACCCGGGCGCTGGCCCGGCTGCGCCACCTGATGGGCCCCGAGCTCGCGCCGGCGCTCAGCCCCCACCCCGACAAGGAGATGTCATGA
- the arfB gene encoding alternative ribosome rescue aminoacyl-tRNA hydrolase ArfB codes for MDLTVPPGPGLPAGLVIPDGELEERFSRSPGPGGQSVNTTDTRVELIWDPAASAVLDEPQRARLTRRHEGPLVVVAHEHRSQHRNRTAARERLAARVRELLAPPPPPRRPTKPTRGSKERRLEAKRQRGRTKQLRGRVEE; via the coding sequence GTGGACCTGACCGTCCCACCCGGCCCCGGCCTGCCCGCCGGACTGGTCATCCCCGACGGCGAGCTGGAGGAGCGCTTCTCCCGCTCCCCGGGCCCGGGCGGGCAGTCGGTCAACACCACCGACACCCGCGTCGAGCTGATCTGGGACCCGGCGGCCTCCGCCGTGCTCGACGAGCCGCAGCGCGCCCGCCTGACCCGCCGCCACGAAGGACCGCTCGTCGTCGTCGCCCACGAGCACCGCTCGCAGCACCGCAACCGCACCGCAGCCCGCGAGCGGCTCGCGGCCCGCGTGCGCGAGCTGCTCGCTCCCCCACCACCGCCCCGGCGCCCGACGAAGCCGACCCGCGGCTCGAAGGAGCGCCGCCTGGAGGCCAAGCGGCAGCGCGGGCGGACCAAGCAGCTGCGCGGCCGGGTCGAGGAATGA
- a CDS encoding nucleoside hydrolase encodes MTPVVLDCDTGTDDAVAILLAARHPDLDLAGVTTVWGNHDVRHTTDNTLRVLDLAGRGDVGVHPGRNGPVRPRIESLPSGRADLPPTLDLPAPSSTAGTEAVEWLVETLRAAVEQVAVVATGPLTNIAAALAADRRVAGSVRRLVVLGGSHRQAGVTPYAERNVWCDPEAAADVFAAPVRDVLLVTMDATFSAPLTAADAARLRSLGTPAADTAADLLDARIAWYRRDPTMAALGAAPLHDPLAVAALVAPGLLTTLRAQVRVERADPTTYGATRFAAEVDDARGRASVAIRADRARYVDLLCATLGSRATQPE; translated from the coding sequence GTGACCCCGGTCGTCCTCGACTGCGACACCGGCACCGACGACGCGGTGGCGATCCTGCTGGCCGCCCGGCACCCCGATCTGGACCTGGCGGGGGTGACCACCGTGTGGGGCAACCACGACGTGCGCCACACGACCGACAACACGCTGCGGGTCCTCGACCTGGCCGGCCGCGGCGACGTCGGCGTCCACCCCGGCCGCAACGGCCCCGTCCGGCCGCGGATCGAGTCGCTGCCCAGCGGTCGGGCGGACCTGCCGCCGACCCTCGACCTGCCGGCCCCGTCATCGACGGCGGGCACCGAGGCGGTCGAGTGGCTGGTGGAGACGCTGCGCGCAGCCGTCGAGCAGGTCGCCGTCGTCGCCACCGGGCCGCTGACGAATATCGCGGCCGCGCTCGCCGCCGACCGGCGCGTGGCGGGCTCCGTGAGGCGGCTCGTCGTGCTGGGCGGAAGCCATCGGCAGGCCGGCGTGACGCCGTACGCCGAGCGGAACGTGTGGTGCGACCCGGAGGCCGCCGCCGACGTGTTCGCCGCGCCGGTCCGCGACGTGCTGCTGGTGACGATGGACGCCACGTTCTCCGCCCCGCTCACCGCCGCTGACGCGGCCCGGCTGCGTTCGCTCGGGACACCGGCCGCCGACACGGCTGCCGACCTCCTCGACGCCCGGATCGCCTGGTACCGCCGGGACCCCACCATGGCCGCGCTCGGCGCCGCGCCGCTGCACGACCCCCTCGCCGTGGCCGCGCTGGTCGCCCCGGGGCTGCTCACCACGCTGCGGGCGCAGGTGCGGGTGGAGCGCGCCGACCCGACGACCTACGGCGCCACGCGGTTCGCCGCCGAGGTCGACGACGCGCGGGGCCGGGCGTCCGTCGCGATCCGCGCCGACCGGGCGCGGTATGTGGACCTGCTCTGTGCGACCTTGGGGAGCCGCGCGACTCAGCCGGAGTAG
- the rpsO gene encoding 30S ribosomal protein S15 encodes MAVGTDAETKKKIIAEYATTEGDTGSPEVQIALLSHRISHLTEHLKQHKHDHHSRRGLLLLVGQRRRLLNYLKKTEIDRYRSIVERLGLRR; translated from the coding sequence ATGGCAGTCGGTACCGACGCTGAGACCAAGAAGAAGATCATCGCGGAGTACGCCACCACCGAGGGCGACACCGGTTCGCCCGAGGTCCAGATCGCGCTCCTCAGCCACCGGATCAGCCACCTGACCGAGCACCTCAAGCAGCACAAGCACGACCACCACAGCCGTCGTGGGCTGCTGCTCCTCGTCGGCCAGCGCCGCCGCCTTCTCAACTACCTGAAGAAGACCGAGATCGATCGCTACCGCTCCATCGTCGAGCGCCTCGGCCTGCGCCGCTGA
- a CDS encoding molybdopterin-dependent oxidoreductase: MERPQVRQQIGVCNLCEAACGLLLTVERTGGGERVTGVRGNPDDPLSRGHICPKGVAIGDIHADPDRLRRPVRRVGDGEKTRWEEIGWDEALDLVADGLAAAVNEHGEDALAIYLGNPNVHSLGAMTHGVALAQSFRTRNKFSATSVDQLPHQLIGYLLYGHQLLLPVPDIDRTSYFLVFGANPMASNGSLMTVPDFPARLRELHGRGGRMVVFDPRRTETAKAADEHHFVRPGTDAWVLLALLHVLFAEGLTRPPAYVDGLAAVEELVAPFTPELAERASGLPAGELRRIAREFAAADGAAAYGRIGVSTQAFGTVCQWAIQLANLVTGNLDREGGVLVTTPAIDAVGRGLIGRGHHDRHRSRVRQAPEFGGELPVSVLREEIETPGDGQVRALLTVAGNPVLSTPDGAALDRAIGGLDFYAAIDLYINETTRHADVILPPTTLLERDHYDLVFHLLAVRNTARFTPAVFAKGRDQRHDWEIFRDLYLRVTRRRRRKPPLKRRIAAEARMRMSPTFLIGMLLRSGRSQTTLTELRRHPQGVDLGPLRAGQLPGRLRTRERRIDALPALVADDVARLREQALPRDGELLLIGRRHQRDCNSWMHNTDRLTRGRARHQLLMHPADLDARGLLDGATVTVRSRVGEVQVEVSATDDVMPGVVSLPHGYGHGRDGTRLGVAAGVAGVSINDLTDPERLDVSGNAALSGVPVTVGPWT; this comes from the coding sequence ATGGAGCGACCCCAGGTCCGACAGCAGATCGGCGTGTGCAACCTGTGCGAGGCCGCCTGCGGGCTGCTGCTGACGGTCGAGCGGACCGGAGGCGGCGAGCGGGTGACCGGGGTCCGCGGCAACCCCGACGACCCGCTCTCCCGGGGCCACATCTGTCCCAAGGGCGTCGCGATCGGCGACATCCACGCCGACCCCGACCGGCTGCGCCGCCCGGTCCGCCGCGTCGGCGACGGCGAGAAGACGCGCTGGGAGGAGATCGGCTGGGACGAGGCGCTCGACCTGGTCGCCGACGGTCTCGCCGCCGCGGTGAACGAGCACGGTGAGGACGCCCTGGCGATCTACCTCGGCAACCCCAACGTGCACAGCCTGGGCGCGATGACCCACGGCGTGGCGTTGGCACAGTCGTTCCGCACCCGCAACAAGTTCAGCGCGACCTCGGTCGACCAGCTCCCCCACCAGCTGATCGGCTACCTCCTCTACGGCCACCAGCTGCTGCTGCCCGTGCCCGACATCGACCGGACGTCGTACTTCCTGGTGTTCGGCGCCAACCCGATGGCCTCGAACGGCTCCCTCATGACGGTGCCCGACTTCCCGGCCCGGCTGCGCGAGCTGCACGGCCGCGGCGGCCGGATGGTCGTGTTCGACCCGCGCCGCACCGAGACCGCGAAGGCGGCCGACGAGCACCACTTCGTGCGGCCCGGCACCGACGCGTGGGTCCTGCTCGCGCTGCTGCACGTGCTGTTCGCCGAGGGCCTGACCCGACCGCCGGCGTACGTCGACGGGCTGGCCGCCGTCGAGGAGCTGGTCGCGCCCTTCACCCCCGAGCTCGCCGAGCGGGCCAGCGGCCTGCCCGCCGGCGAGCTGCGCCGCATCGCCCGGGAGTTCGCCGCCGCGGACGGTGCGGCCGCCTACGGCCGGATCGGGGTCTCGACCCAGGCGTTCGGGACCGTGTGTCAGTGGGCGATCCAGCTGGCCAACCTGGTCACCGGCAACCTGGACCGGGAGGGCGGCGTGCTGGTGACCACCCCGGCGATCGACGCGGTCGGGCGGGGACTGATCGGCAGGGGCCACCACGACCGGCACCGCTCACGTGTGCGACAGGCGCCCGAGTTCGGCGGCGAGCTGCCGGTGTCGGTGCTGCGCGAGGAGATCGAGACGCCCGGCGACGGGCAGGTGCGGGCGCTGCTCACCGTCGCCGGCAACCCGGTGCTGTCGACACCCGACGGCGCGGCACTCGACCGCGCGATCGGGGGCCTGGACTTCTATGCCGCGATCGACCTCTACATCAACGAGACCACCCGGCACGCCGATGTGATCCTGCCGCCGACGACGCTGCTGGAGCGCGACCACTACGACCTCGTCTTCCACCTCCTGGCCGTGCGCAACACGGCGCGGTTCACGCCCGCGGTGTTCGCCAAGGGGCGCGACCAGCGCCACGACTGGGAGATCTTCCGCGACCTCTACCTGCGGGTGACCCGCCGCCGGCGCCGGAAGCCGCCGCTGAAGCGCCGGATCGCGGCCGAGGCACGGATGCGGATGAGCCCGACCTTCCTGATCGGGATGCTGCTGCGCTCGGGCCGCTCGCAGACGACCCTCACCGAGCTGCGCCGGCACCCGCAGGGCGTCGACCTCGGGCCGCTGCGGGCCGGCCAGCTGCCCGGCCGGCTGCGGACCCGGGAGCGCCGGATCGACGCGCTCCCCGCCCTCGTCGCCGACGACGTCGCCCGCCTCCGCGAGCAGGCGCTGCCGCGGGACGGCGAGCTGCTGCTCATCGGCCGGCGCCACCAGCGCGACTGCAACTCCTGGATGCACAACACCGACCGGCTCACCCGGGGCCGGGCGCGCCACCAGCTGCTCATGCACCCGGCCGACCTCGACGCCCGCGGGCTGCTCGACGGCGCGACGGTCACCGTCCGATCGCGGGTCGGCGAGGTGCAGGTCGAGGTCAGCGCCACCGACGACGTGATGCCCGGAGTGGTCTCGCTCCCCCACGGCTACGGTCACGGCCGCGACGGCACCCGGCTGGGCGTCGCGGCCGGGGTCGCCGGCGTCTCGATCAACGACCTCACCGACCCCGAGCGCCTCGACGTGTCGGGCAACGCCGCACTGTCCGGCGTACCGGTCACGGTGGGGCCGTGGACCTGA